The genomic stretch CGAAAATGTCCCGCTTATCGCTAGTATTGACAAGGCTATTTTATATGTTTTCATCGTTTTGCTTTTTCATTTTTGGTCAATCTCTTTTTATACTCCCTGTTTATTCAGTGGCTATAAACCGTCATTGCAAAAGCAGCGTGAAGCGATCCCATATCAAAAAAAGAAATCTTTTTTTCCACTTTCTGGCAATGACGGTTTGCTGGTCACATCCCACTCTTTATTCCACAGTCACGGAATGCGTATAATTCGAAACTTCTGCATTGAAAATTATCTGGATGTCGGCAGCGGCATTGTCCACCTCTGTGGCAAATTTAAAGCAGTTGTTCCAGCGGTCATTGGTCACGGGCACCATGTACCAATAAGCCGGGCCAGTCGATTCATTTGGCCGTTGGTTATCTCCATTGGTACTTCCATACCATTCTTCTGTGGTGTTGCCCTCAGCATCAGTGACCATAAAACGGAACTTGTACCGCTCATCTCTGCCCCAACTTTCCTGTCTAAACTCGATGGGATAATCTGCTACCATCCAGGTTCCATTGGACGAATAAGGCAGTGTGGTGAAGAATTCACCATTTGGTGCAAACCACAACTCTACATCTCCGATCTCATGGATTTCGGTGGTACCATTGGAGAAATCCACTCGGATACGATACACTTTTTGGTCACCCGTATATTCTGTTTCTCCGTCTGCCCGCAGCTTTTCACCATCGATGTAGTAGGTATCCGGTTCACCGGAATTTCTTTCGGCAAAGGAATAGGATCCCGCTTTCAAGGAAGTATAAGCTTCAAAGGTATTGGCACTGGTTTTCTTCATCAATATGGCGTCGCCAAGGTCCTCTCCTGCTTCTGTGGCAGAGCCTGTCAGGTACAATTCATCAGGGGCAGGAAAACCGGCCGGTCTTTCCACTTCGATCGTTCTGATATCCATGATTTCCTGGACATTGATTCCCTTGGAGGACTGTACCGACCATTGTAGTTTTCCTACCGCCTCAGGTTGGATACCTGCCCTTTCGGCAATGCTGTTCAGCTCTGAAAATGGCAGGGTGAGTCTTCGCTGCATCCCTCTTCCATCTGATGGAATGATAAACAATGGATCGGAGAAATCCCCACCTTCTTCATCAAATACCACATCATAGAGCACCACACCATTGTCTGCTGCTTTGGCCGCTTCCCACTCAAATATGGCCGAACTCTGTGCGCCAAGGTTCATGTAAGCATTGTTTTCTGGTGAATATAAGGACTGCACAGGTGTCACTTCAGTATGCATCTCGGCATCTTCCTGACAGCCCCAAAAGGCAGCCAGCACCATCAGAAAGGAAAGGAGTTTATAGCTTGTATTTTTCATTGTTCGTATTGTTTTCAGGTTATTGTTCAGGTTTATTCCCAGCCGGGATTTTGGGTCAAATTAGGATTCAGGTTGCGTTCATCACGTGGGATGGGCCACAGGTAATGCTTGGAAGGATCAAAGGACCTCAGGTTTACCCGTAAGTAACCATTGTCTTCGGAAGGTGGGCCAAATTGGGCACCGTGAGCCCATCCATTCAGCACATCTTCTGCTATGCGCCACCTACGGATATCAAATACCCGCAGACCTTCCATAGCCAATTCTACCCGCCGTTCGTTTCTGATGGCTTCTCTCCAGCCTTCCTGGCCAAGATCGGCATCAAAATCCAGTGCTGCCGGTGCTTCAAATCCTGCCCTTTCGCGGAGTGCTCTGACAGTCTCGTCCCAGGTCGTCTGGTCCATTTGATTAAGCTCATTCTTGGCCTCTGCGTACATCAGCAGCACATCGGCATATCGAAAAAGCATCAGGTTTAGCCCTGAGGCAAAATCCGTATTACGTGAGGGATCAAAATACTTCCTGGTATAATAACCCGTCGTCGTGGAAGACGAACCCGGCACATACTCATCTGCTGCTGATTCATCCGGGTCTGTTCCCGGCTCAATATAAATGGTATGGGTTTCGCCATTGTCTTCCCATTCATAGAGGTGGTAAACGATGGTCGCAGTCAACCTTGGATCCCTGTTATCATATGGGTCACTCTCATCGTAACCTGAACTGGGATCTGTGATGGTCAGTCCATTTTCCATCAGATAGCTGTCCACCAATTCCTGCGTGGGTGCCAGGGCATTGAGTCGGGCCCCTGCCGATAGTGGCGCCATGTCAAAAAACTCACCCCATGTGCGTAACTGCGGCACATACTGCAGGCTGAGGATATCTTCTTGGCTGTACTGGTTTTCAGGCATAAACAAGCCCTCATAAGAAGGGAAAAGTGCATAACTGCCATATTCATCTCCCATGATCAATGGCTCGGTAGTCTCCACCACTTCTTGCCACTGGCCTTCATATAGGTGAACCCGTGCTTTGAGGGCCATGGCTGCACCACTGGTGATGCGACCTCGTTCCGCTTCGGGAAGTTCCTGTTGGGTGGGCAGCACCTGGCTGGCGGCCTCCAATTCACTCAGGATAAACTCCCGCACCTGGTTTTTTGGTGTTCGTGAAATGGTCTGGGCATCCTCGATGGTGATGTCCTGGTCCAATAGAGGAACATCTCCAAACCAGGTCATCAACTGAAAATGCTGATAAGCCCTGATAAAGCGTGCTTCTGCTTTGATGCGCTCGCGTTCTGCCTCGTCCATATCCTCCACACGATCGATATTTTCCAATATGATATTACAGGTTTTGATGGCACTGTAATTATCGTCCCACTGCGACTGAAGGCGGCCAAGGGAAGGGTCGTATGTGCCTGCGGCCAGGGAAGCCGCACCGGCATTGTCACCGCGGCCATTGAAGGCATTGTCGGAGGCTCCTTCATTATAAAAGAAGCGATTACTGGTAAACATCTGCGAATATGCCGTATTCAGCATGCTTTCGGCTTTGGCCGCAGAGGTCCAATAAGTCAAGTCCGTAAAGGTATTTTCCGGCGCCAAATCCAAGTCCTTGCACCCTGTCCAAAGCAGCGTGCAGCACGCCGATAACATGATTGTATAGTTATTGAGTTTTTTCATTGCGTGAGCTCTTTAAAAGGTGATGTCCAATCCAAAACCATAATACACCATCGTAGGATAAGCACGGGCACTGTTAGCACCGCCACTTCTCATACTGTTGTCAAATTCCGATAATTCCGGATCCACAAAATCCACTTTGGAAAGGGTAAACAGGTTCTGGCCCGAGAGATAAGCACGGCAATTTTGCATGCCCAGCTTTTCAGTAAGTGACTTCGGCAAGGTATAGCCTACCTGCACATTTTTAAGTCGTAAGTACGCCGCATCAAACAAATACATGTCTGATCCTCTTCGGAAGTTATTGGTGTTTGACTGGCTGCCATTATCGGCCAGTCTGGGATAGCGTGCATCCGGATTTTGTGGCGTCCAATAGTCCAGCTGGTGCTCGTACATGGTCATGCCATAGTTATAGTGAAAAGGCTCCACCATTTCTCCACGGATCATCATGGACCTACTGCCCACTCCTTGGGCAAATACATTCAGGTCAAACCCTTTCACCCGGACATTATAAGTCAATCCAAACGTCATCCTTGGAAAAGGATTACCAAACACATATTTGTCATCGTCGTTGATCACACCATTGCCATCGACATCCACGTAGCGGTTATCTCCAGGCTGAACATTGAGCCCCTCTGGTTTGGCGCCACTCTCTACTTCATCAATGTTTTGGAAGTAACCGTCCCTTTTCAGCCCCACATAGGAATTAAAGGGATAGCCCTCTTTTAGCAGCACCTGCAGCTCTTCCAAGCCGGTAAGTCTTTCCTCTCCCTGAAAGTCCAATACCTTGTTTTTGGAATCAGCCAGGTTAAAGGAGAAGGTATGCTCAAACAAGTCTCCCCTGTGACGGTACGTTGTGGTAATTTCCCACCCCTTGTTGCCTACCTTGCCACTGTTGAAGTCTGGCAGGGAAGTCCCAAACACGCCTGGCACAGCTGGTGGCACCAATATATCAGAAGTCACTTTATCGAAGTAATCCAGGCTCAAGGTCAGTGCTCCGTCCAAAAAGTCCAAGTCTGCACCGATATTGAACGTGGCTGCTCTCTCCCACTGGATATTGGGATTGGCATAGTTAAATCCTGTTCCGCCCACAGCGGCATTGTTAAAGCCATAGGCATTTTGGAAGGTGAAGAAGGTGGTTTGGTATTGGTAATTTCCCACATTCTGGTTTCCTAGCACCCCGTAGGAAGACCTGATTTTCACCTCTCCGAAACGATCGCGGTAATTGCTCATAAAATCTTCTTCGGAGATTCGGTACCCTATTGATGCGGACGGGAAAAAGCCCCACCGAATGTCTTCTCGGAATTTGGAAGATCCGTCGTACCGAAAGCTAAATTCGGCAAAATACTTTTTGTCCAAATCATAGGAGACACGACCAAAAAGGGAATTCAGACTGTTTTCTGATGAGCTTTGGTTGGAGTTATAGCTATCTGGATTAATAATAGTCTCTGTAATGGGCGTGCCCAGCTCAGGATCTGTAAATCGCTTGTAGATACCTACACCCCGGTCACCGTGATTTTCATTGGATACCCCTAGCAGGGCATTCACTTCGTGGCGCTCAGCAAATACCTTATTATACTGCAGCATCAGCTGGGAGTTAAGGTCCAGGCCTTTTCTGCTCTCATCCGTGGTATTTCGGTCTCCCCCATAAATACCTCTTGG from Echinicola soli encodes the following:
- a CDS encoding SusE domain-containing protein, with translation MKNTSYKLLSFLMVLAAFWGCQEDAEMHTEVTPVQSLYSPENNAYMNLGAQSSAIFEWEAAKAADNGVVLYDVVFDEEGGDFSDPLFIIPSDGRGMQRRLTLPFSELNSIAERAGIQPEAVGKLQWSVQSSKGINVQEIMDIRTIEVERPAGFPAPDELYLTGSATEAGEDLGDAILMKKTSANTFEAYTSLKAGSYSFAERNSGEPDTYYIDGEKLRADGETEYTGDQKVYRIRVDFSNGTTEIHEIGDVELWFAPNGEFFTTLPYSSNGTWMVADYPIEFRQESWGRDERYKFRFMVTDAEGNTTEEWYGSTNGDNQRPNESTGPAYWYMVPVTNDRWNNCFKFATEVDNAAADIQIIFNAEVSNYTHSVTVE
- a CDS encoding RagB/SusD family nutrient uptake outer membrane protein; translated protein: MKKLNNYTIMLSACCTLLWTGCKDLDLAPENTFTDLTYWTSAAKAESMLNTAYSQMFTSNRFFYNEGASDNAFNGRGDNAGAASLAAGTYDPSLGRLQSQWDDNYSAIKTCNIILENIDRVEDMDEAERERIKAEARFIRAYQHFQLMTWFGDVPLLDQDITIEDAQTISRTPKNQVREFILSELEAASQVLPTQQELPEAERGRITSGAAMALKARVHLYEGQWQEVVETTEPLIMGDEYGSYALFPSYEGLFMPENQYSQEDILSLQYVPQLRTWGEFFDMAPLSAGARLNALAPTQELVDSYLMENGLTITDPSSGYDESDPYDNRDPRLTATIVYHLYEWEDNGETHTIYIEPGTDPDESAADEYVPGSSSTTTGYYTRKYFDPSRNTDFASGLNLMLFRYADVLLMYAEAKNELNQMDQTTWDETVRALRERAGFEAPAALDFDADLGQEGWREAIRNERRVELAMEGLRVFDIRRWRIAEDVLNGWAHGAQFGPPSEDNGYLRVNLRSFDPSKHYLWPIPRDERNLNPNLTQNPGWE